In one window of Rhinopithecus roxellana isolate Shanxi Qingling chromosome 15, ASM756505v1, whole genome shotgun sequence DNA:
- the LOC104670016 gene encoding olfactory receptor 10A3-like, producing MKRQNQSSVVEFIFMGFSNFPELQERLFRIFLVIYVVTLMGNAIVIVVISLNQRLHVPMYLFLLNLSVVEVSFSAVIMPEMLVVVSTEKTTVSFVGCFAQMYFILLFGGTECFLLGAMAYDRFAAICHPLNYQVIMNRGVFMKLVMFSWISGIMVATVQTTWVFGFLFCGLNEINHLSCETPAVLELVCADTFLFQIFAFTGTILIVMVPFLLILLSYTRVLFAILKMPSTTGRQKAFSTCASHLTSVTLFYGTANMTYLQPKSGYSPETKKVMSLSYSLLTPLLNPLTYTLRNSDMKRALIKLCQRNVVLHTV from the coding sequence atgaaaagacaaaatcaaaGCTCTGTGGTTGAATTCATCTTTATGGGCTTTTCTAACTTTCCTGAACTCCAGGAGCGACTTTTTCGGATTTTCCTGGTTATTTATGTGGTGACCCTGATGGGAAATGCCATCGTTATAGTCGTCATCTCCTTAAACCAGAGACTCCACGTTCCCATGTACCTGTTCCTCCTGAACTTATCTGTGGTGGAGGTAAGTTTTAGTGCAGTCATTATGCCTGAAATGCTGGTGGTGGTCTCTACTGAGAAAACTACGGTTTCTTTTGTGGGCTGTTTTGCACAGATGTATTTCATCCTTCTTTTTGGTGGGACTGAATGTTTTCTCCTGGGAGCAATGGCTTATGACCGATTTGCTGCAATTTGCCATCCTCTGAACTACCAAGTAATTATGAACAGAGGGGTTTTTATGAAATTAGTAATGTTCTCATGGATCTCAGGGATCATGGTGGCTACTGTGCAGACAACttgggtatttggttttctgttttgtggcCTCAATGAAATTAATCATCTGTCTTGTGAAACCCCAGCAGTGTTAGAGCTTGTGTGTGCAGACACCTTCTTATTTCAAATCTTTGCCTTCACAGGCACCATTTTGATTGTTATGGTTCCTTTCTTGTTGATCCTCTTGTCTTACACTCGAGTTTTGTTTGCCATCCTGAAGATGCCATCAACTACAGGGAGACAAAAGGCCTTTTCCACCTGTGCCTCTCACCTCACATCTGTGACCCTGTTCTATGGCACAGCCAATATGACTTATTTACAACCCAAATCTGGCTACTCACCAGAAACCAAGAAAGTGATGTCACTGTCTTACTCACTGCTTACCCCTCTCCTGAATCCACTCACTTATACCTTGCGAAATAGTGACATGAAAAGAGCTTTGATAAAATTATGTCAAAGAAACGTGGTTTTACACACAGTCTGA
- the LOC104670012 gene encoding olfactory receptor 10A3 codes for MERQNQSCVLEFILLGFSNFPELQVQLFRIFLVIYVVTLIGNAIVIVVISLNQRLHVPMYLFLLNLSVVEVSFSAVIMPEMLVVVSTEKTTISFVGCFAQMYFILLFGGTECFLLGAMAYDRFAAICHPLNYQVIMNRGVFMKLVMFSWISGIMVATVQTTWVFSFLFCGPNEINHLFCETPPVLELVCADTFLFEIFAFTGTILIVMVPFLLILLSYTRVLFAILKMPSTTGRQKAFSTCASHLTSVTLFYGTANMTYLQPKSGYSPETKKLMSLAYTLLTPLLKPLIYSLRNSEIKRALIKLWRRKVVLHTV; via the coding sequence ATGGAAAGACAAAATCAAAGCTGTGTGCTTGAATTCATCCTCCTGGGCTTTTCTAACTTTCCTGAGCTCCAGGTGCAGCTCTTTAGGATTTTCCTGGTTATTTATGTGGTGACCCTGATAGGAAATGCCATCGTTATAGTCGTCATCTCCTTAAACCAGAGACTCCACGTTCCCATGTACCTGTTCCTTCTAAACTTATCTGTGGTGGAGGTGAGTTTCAGTGCAGTCATTATGCCTGAAATGCTGGTGGTGGTCTCTACTGAGAAAACTACGATTTCTTTTGTGGGCTGTTTTGCACAGATGTATTTCATCCTTCTTTTTGGTGGGACTGAATGTTTTCTCCTGGGAGCAATGGCTTATGACCGATTTGCTGCAATTTGCCATCCTCTGAACTACCAAGTGATTATGAACAGAGGGGTTTTTATGAAATTAGTAATGTTCTCATGGATCTCAGGGATCATGGTGGCTACTGTGCAGACCACTtgggtatttagttttctgttttgtggCCCCAATGAAATTAATCATCTGTTCTGTGAGACTCCCCCAGTACTAGAGCTTGTGTGTGCAGACACATTCTTATTTGAAATCTTTGCCTTCACAGGCACCATTTTAATTGTTATGGTTCCTTTCTTGTTGATCCTCTTGTCTTACACTCGAGTTTTGTTTGCCATCCTGAAGATGCCATCAACTACAGGGAGACAAAAGGCCTTTTCCACCTGTGCCTCTCACCTCACATCTGTGACCCTGTTCTATGGCACAGCCAATATGACTTATTTACAACCCAAATCTGGCTACTCACCAGAAACCAAGAAACTGATGTCATTGGCTTACACATTGCTTACTCCTCTGCTCAAGCCACTCATCTACAGCTTACGAAACAGTGAAATAAAGAGGGCTTTGATAAAACTATGGCGAAGAAAAGTGGTTTTACACACAGTCTGA